The segment CTTTCATGACCCACTTTACTCTCTCTGATTAGGAAACTGTGGAAAGTTGTATTTTCCATCTTGATACTATCTCTGTACAGTTTGGTATCAATTAGAATCCACATAAGGAATAGCATTAAACATTAGGGAGCTTTTATCCAGAACTAGTAATGTGCATTCTGTACAGTTGCTCAAACTCAGTTGAGTCTTTTAAGGctatatatggggcgcctgggtggcttagtcgttaagcgtctgccttcagctcaggtcatgatcccagagtcctgggatcgagccccgcgtcgggctccctgctcagcgggaagccttgcttctccctttcccactccccctgcttgtgttccctctctccctgtctctctctgtcaaataaataaataaaatctttaaaaaaaaaattaatgctataTAGCCACATGCCAACAGTGGAAAGCAGGAACAATCAGATGACTCAgacattaaagaataaaatatacaacatacttgattttgtatttttactaGAACTTGCTAAGTATATCATATCTCCATTGATTTTCCTTTATATGCctgctatttaaattttaagaaaatttctttaagtttattcattCAGGATGAACAGAGAAACCTTCAAGTAAGGAATGAAGATTTCATAGAGAGGCaaagaattagaatttttaactTCTGAATTTGTATTCTGGTTTTaacattctgaaataatttaaaattcatataatcaTATTTTGTTCTAAATTGTGAGGTGTTTTACAGTTACTTgaacctgaatttttaaaaatgtatcatttacttatttgtagtTTGGCTCTGAGTGTAGTGGAGAAAGCAAGTATTTGCCCTTGTagaactcaaaatatttttgtcaaaatgaGACTAGGATAGACAATGTTAGACTGATGAAAGATGAACACAGTTTACTAAGCATTTCTAAATAAAGCTTGAAAGTTAGTTTAGCTATTCATAAGAATCCAGTCAACAAATGTTATTACTTAGTTTTACTCTCATTTCTGTTACCGAACTCTTAACACACCATTTACTCCAAAAGCAGGTGCAGTTAATATCCAAAGCAGGCCACAGAGCCACAGCAGTGGAGAATTTAGCCTGCTTCATGATCATGAGACTTGGTCCAGCAGTGGTAGCAGTCCAATTCAGTATTTGAAAAGACAGACCAGATCAAGTCCAATGCTCCAGCACAAAATGCCTGATTCGTTAGAGAGTCGAGCACATCACAAGATCAAAACTGGTTCCCCTGGAAGTGAAGTTGTTACTCTACAACAGTTTTTGGAAGAAAGCAACAAGCTTACCTCAATACAGGTTAGTTTTACCTGGTAGGACCTTAATTTAGATGGACACTGCAAGTTAAATTTTTGTGACTGAACTATAGAGCTTCTTTTTAAGTTAAGGGGTGCTTAGCAGTTTTATATCATACAATCTAATATATCAGGAAAGTAAAAGCTTGGCTGCATTCACTAATCTGTTGTGGTATCTTTTTTAACAGATAAAGTCCTCAAGTCAAGAGAATCTTTTAGATGAAGTAATGAAAagtttgtctgtttcttctgACTTTCTGGGAAAAAACAAACCAGTTAGCTGTGGTCTGGCCAGGTCAGTAAGTGGAAAAACCCCAGGAGACTTCTACGATAGACGGACAAGTAAGCCTGAACAATTTGTGAGACCCAGTCCTCGAAAGACTGAAGATGCCTACTTCATTAGTTCTCCAGGAAAACCTACACTAGGCactcaaagaaagataaaattagtaAAAGAAACTTCTCTGTCACGACAATCAAAAGATAGTAATCCTTACGCCACTTTACCTCGTGCAAGCAGTGTGATCTCTACTGCCGAAGGAACTACTCGAAGGACAAGCATCCATGATTTTTTGACCAAGGACAGTAGACTACCTATGTCAGTTGATTCACCACCAGCTACTGCTGATAGCAGCATCACTGCAACATCTAGTGAGTACCTTTTACACCAGTGGTCCTCTTATACACTTCACAGTCCAACCCATGCTGTAGGATCTCATGCGCAAAATGATTTAGCTAAACATAAATCCAAGTCTCTGTATGCCCAGGCTAGAAAGTCAAGAACAGAAAAGTCACATTTTCTAAACCAAACTTTTGCCATTATTAATATGTCTAATGATGCATTTGGAATATCAGCTGAAGATAGTGGAGAGTCATTTACTGTGGCTCATCCATCTCAGCCGTTTTTATCCCTGAATACAGAACTAGTTAGTAACATAAGTGGGTTACCTCCCAGGCTAATCACAAGAGTAACTGACCAGGCTTCTGCCTCTTTAGATAAAGCTGCAAAGAAAGATAACGAACAGTTTTCTGATAATCAGAGCCCTAGTAACAGTAACCCACAGTCTTCTGCAGATAGCAATAATCTTATCACTCCTGCATGCTTCCATCCTGATGACACAGAAGCTGCATTGTTGGTTTCTGAGGATAATCAGACTGTTTGGTATGAATATGGTTGTGTTTGATCAAAACTGCACAATATAATACTGATGTTACTTGATATGCACTGTGCTTCTCTAATCTTATTTGAAAAGATGCTGTTGAAAAGTATAGTTTGGCTaggcttatatttttatttttaaattgtggcatAGTATTCACTTGTACATGATGGCATGTGTATAAATATGAATGTGTAACCATACCAAAGCCTGCATGAAATATTAATTGCATTGTACATTTTCTGCATGACTTTAAAAACCTTAACAATACATGCTCCTCTTTCACATTTCTTGTCACCTGATACAAGATTGTTACTTTGATACCTGGAAGCATATTAAAATAGTTGCATGCTGTAATTACCAAGAAGGCATTTCCAAGTCATATTTACTTTGTTGCTCCCAAAAAAGAAtgctcattttctccctccctccttttttgcTCCCCTTCACTCCCTCTCCTTGTCCTTCACTCTTCACTCCTTTCCTCCCCCAGAATGTGCACTTCCTGTTGTACATGTACAGTGTTAAGGAAACTATGTAAAAAGATGtcattttcttttgccatttaaCTATGtcttctgttctgttttattttcaaggaaataGTAACTCCATTAACACTTCCTGTAGCAAATATTAACTATTGCCCATATTTATAAAACTGTTCAGATTTAAAACATTGTTAATACTCATAAGTTTATAATAACtcataattctttaaaaacccCACCAGATTTATGTTACTAGGAGCATTTGTATTAATTCTGTTTCTTCGCTTTTCTTCATCTGATAAATGTAAGAACTCAAGGACCATCTTTCCTTTAAGATGACTTTTTTACTTGGAATCAGTTAATACATTAGTTTTgccagttctttttttatatagaGTCAAAGAGTAACAAATCAAATAATAATGTGTtggaaatttgcatttttctgttcaAAAGTAGTAAGTTTACAAAGTAGTGAAGACTGTTGCTTCTATaatctatttattaaattttatgtgtttgtccttaaaacagctttttaaatgagtatactgtgctaaaataaaattaacattagaATTTAAATGAACAAGTGTGTTTTTAGTGGAACAAATTTTAGAACTACAAATTAATACAAACTTTTAGCTAAAAAAATAACCATATAAGATAAAGAGAATATTTTCTAACTCTAACTGCAGTGtcataaactttaaaattatcttgCTGTGGTTATAGCACTTTTAAAGCAGAATCAGCTAAACTTGAGTCTCTAAttcccagaattaaaaaaaaaaaaagaaatgaaatgaaacaaagccATAACCCTGATTCACTTACTTCTGGAGGAGTAGATCTTAGCTCTTTTTCTGGAATGTTTTTGCCATTTTGACTCAGCCTAAATATTACTGCTAATAACTCAGCCTGGCATCTGGAAAGGAATGCTTTGAAATGTAACTTGCTAAATGGGGAGGAAATCACTATTTTATACATGTTGTTacattaaattattattcttattaattgGACCAAAGGAAATAGAATCCATAGAGAATCTTTGCTTAACAAAATGTCTATCCTTTAAATTAAGCCATTCTCTGGTACTTAAACAAGATCGTTGTGGGGGCTAGGCCCTCTCCATTTTTATCTTTGACTGTGCTTCTTTTCTCACAGCCAGCTATTACTAAAAACGGTTCTATTGCAGATAATCACATAAGCACAAAcagaaaattttcatattttttagtaCCACCTAATATATTTTGTCCATGAATACATCTACCTATTTTATTGTCTCTTGTTTCACTGTCAGCcctaactttaaaaatgttttttggcttctcttcttttttttataacctaataataaaacttaatggTAAATATAAGTGAGATTAGATGGGGGCCACATatgattaaaatgtaataattagtGTTACTTCTTTTCCACTTTGAgtcaagaattattttataaccaTTTCAACTCTTTAGATATTACAAATCTGGCCatacactttaaatttaaaatattaaatttatttatgcaaAATATATTGAGAAATCATGTCCTATTATGTTAAAACTGTGTGgttattttacaaaattagacTTACAGGAAAACAGTATTTCCAATACAAATGGCTATAGTTTATAGTATAACATGTTTTCACAAGGAATATATACACTGTGCATGTAAGACAGATCCATACCATGTCCATGTGTCTTGAGGATTGTCTGTGAGAATACAGGCTAGACTTCCTCCAGAGACTATCACCAGCTGTGGAGTcataaaattttctcaaaataccAGTTTCTTCTTACATTTCTTCATAACACTTGGAATCAAATTTTTAGCATGGGAAAAACCTTAGAAATCATCTACAGCCAGTGCTTCCCaaacttaaaaaatcaacatCTACTTGCTAAACAAGTCTTACAAAGATGcaccagtattttatttttgttactgtttttaaagataaaattaaccaACTCTGACTCAATTGAGCAGCTGCACTTTTTTCCTCTAAGACATCTCTATAAATATCTTACGATTTCATAAAGGAatatttggaaaactatttggaGATTCAGTACCCTGATTTTAGATGAAACTGAGTAGCATTCACATTCCTGCCCTGGGTTTCTAGAAATCATACCCTCATTATTTGTGTGACCTTGTAAACTGACATTGTTAGGCATTGGGTCCCCTTTGACCAAAGCAGTTTTAGCTTTAACAGTGAAAGCAGGCATAATTTTTCTCcgtaaataaaacaaatacttcaTTGTGGATGTTTCTGTGGCTGCATGCAAGattattttgtactttaaaaCTGTGACCGTTTAGTAAATAAACAGAGTAAACCTATCTGATGCTACTAAAAGGACATAAGTATATTATTTCTGGCTTTTAAAATACAACAGTCTTTAAGTAATAAGATATCTATCAGATTAGTAACTTTCCCAGTTAGATTCTTTCTTCTTGCCCTACTCAACAAGAGCTCGTTAGTTTCTTAACTTCATGAATTATATTATGCTTAACCTTTGATTAAATAACATGAAATGCTTTTCTCCTGCAGATGTGGACAAAGTACAAGAAAGCAGAAATTCAAAAAGCAGGTCTAGGGAGCAACAAAGCTCCTAATTCTATTACCCACTACATGACATGTGGGCCAAGTGGTGAGTTTCTTgcttaaaatgtaaatgagattAGTCTCATTTATACAAACTAACCGAGTTACTTATAAGAACAAGTGCACATTGCATTAACAGATGTAAATATTGCTTGCTTATTCATGACTTTCTGTCCTACTTATTAGTCAAGCAAGATTTATTGATTGCTATAAGTTTTTGCCTGTCAGTGCAGGAAACAAacctttaaatattatttttctttttttcttaatttaaacttaattttttttttgagagggagaactTAATTTTACTTGTGAATTATGTTCTAGGAATTCCTTTTTTAATctgaagtctttttctttttttttggtaggaatACAACTTTCCCACAATGTTTTTGATAATTGAGAACAAACAAATTAAATACCTTTTGTATGAAGAGCCACTCAAGGAAAAATTGTCTCTGACTTTCTGTCACTCTCTCGTTCCTATAGAAGAAATATCTGGTGCATGTTGTTCTTATAGTGGCTACTCTgtattttatctctctctcttatcttcaagcttttcttatattttctttcttctttctaccttccaactaaatacagagagaaaagtgTCCTTCAGTTTCTCAGTGTGAAGCCTTTATTTCTGAAGTAACAAGACACCCAACTATaggaatcattttaaaaatctttaaggaGACTTTAAACAATCCTTCGTGACTAGAGCAGGCAAGAAATACAAAACCTTCATTCCTTCCTTGAATCAAGGAGCACTACTGGAGTCAACTGCCAAAATTTTTAGAAGGTTTTAGGACTTACTATACATTGTATTGATAAGATCTACTGAATAAAGGATGTTCTCTCACTAAGGACCAAGTGTTATAAGATTCCAAGAAGTACTCCAAGAACAATCTACTTCTTTCGTCATTTGTTTATGAATTTATCCATGTTTGCTTAATGCTTCTGCTAAGTATTAGCCAAAATCTAGCCATTTATATTTAGTTGTGTAAATCTAAATTAAATGCTGTAGTATGTTGTGGAATGTACTATATATCATGATACAGAGAACATTGTTTTGGCATGTCAGACCTTACTTGGTTAGCAGACTGCATGTGTTggtatcctttccttttttttaaccaattattTTGATGCACTGCAAAAGAAATTCAGTTTATGAAGATAAATCTGAAAAATAGCTATAAAAAATTTACAGTAACATTAATCTTTCCGTATTCCCCTTTAAGCAACACTAAGCATTCACACCTGGATCCAAGGTAATTAAAAAGAGTGtttttctgaaacttttttaGTAAGGTGGTTTTCCAGCAAATTGCATTCCCAAGATAATGCTGTtgtgttttaaattcatttcccTTCTTCAGTATTGggttatgtatgtgtgtttgtttttttaacacgAGAGCTGACTGTTGCTTAAGAAGTTTtcttatggcaaaaaaaaaaaatgtaaataatttactATGATCTGCATTTTGCCaggaactcatttatttttaaggttatcACATATTAATAAgaacttttctgtttttgtcctTTATAATATTACATTAAAGTTGGTAACTGTTATTGgtacttttgaaatatttgtatGCATTTGTTACCTTAAACATCTGAAAGAAGCACAAAAAAAGTAGATTTAGTTAACCCAGGGAAACATCAGTTTTTTTGTAGCTCCAATTTTAtatcacagttttattttcttacgAAATCAAAAAATGCATTGATACTTATTAATGCAAATTCATTATTTAACATAAATATCAGAATAATCTTAAAGGTCTGAAATGAGAAAGATAATgacctttttattttaacagtatACTTCTTAGGCTCTCATTACCAGCTCTAAAAATCTTTTTGGAATAATTCCATATTCATAGTGTGTGGTTTAGGAACTATGTGTTTCATCACTAACCTAGTAGCCATGAGACTGTGTttgtctctccctgcctcccttccctctctctctcccatcccccttccctctctctctctgtctccctctccctttctctttctggtagGCCAGTTAGCAGTATTGTGTTCATAGTCTACTTTCAGAAAGacttaatgaaaagaaagacaGCATGTATAGTTGaccagaaattaaaaaggaatttagaGAACTTGGACTTAACGTAACTTAATGCCACCATTAACTTAGGTTTTGCCGCCAAATAATGCTGTAAAATTAAATCACTTTTAAACTCTTGGATGAAAGGTGCtatgtaaatgtaaatacaaaGGATTCTTACTCAAATACAACTATTGCACAATAGACATATTTAAAACTTATTCTCTAGATTTTGAAACATCTCTCTCCATCGTGACTCCCTAGATTCAAGTATCAAATTGATAATGGGCATCATGGCAGTCTAGAGATACTTGcatgtaaaaaatgtaaattcatttTTAGGTGGATAAATTGAAAGTAAATATAGAAGTTATGTTTTAGCCAAATACAGTAAGTGGGTAACTTAGATTTATATTAACTAGCATCTAATTTGCACAACTAGGACACATCCCAGGACAATTACTGAAAGTTGGAATTTAATGAGTAGGAAGTGGCCTGGTGAGGGTGAATCATACCACAGCTTGACCTCTCCAGAACACTAATGTCCTAAAATAGAGAACCTATTGACTTAAGCAGCACATTATTGCTTCACGTAGAACATGCTTAGGGGCAGCCTATATAGTACTGAGTCTAAGGAGGCTGACCCTGAGAAAGTGCAGTTAGAGACAAAGGGGGAACACTTAAGACCATGAAAGTAGGAATATTCTCAATTATATTCATCACGTTTTTCATACCATTTCAAGAAAGGACTAGATAATAACCTCatgaatattttactttctccAAAAGATTCAGAAGCAAACTTGGTAGGAAGTCACTCCTTTCCCTTAGATAAACTGCTTCTGCCAAACAAAATAGTATGGCTACCTAGAAACTTACTGGGGCCACTTTCCTGACTGGGGTCTGCCATGCTTTTATCTGGCTGTGTTCTAAATCAACACctagccctccccacccccaccccaggaaactGAAGAATTAATATACAGGGTAATAGCTTCCGCAAAGAGCTCTAATAAAGTGCTTCAGATCTGGCCATGTGGAAAGGTTTGGTCCACGTTTTTGAACTGGTGGTTACCAAAGAGTTCACGTAACAGGTTTGTATGTAGCACCTTTCATGCAAGGCATGGTAAgagcctattaaaaaaatcactgtgcGTATTACAGAATTGCAGCCACCTCACAAATGAAATATTACAGCCTGCACTGTCTTAACAGTTTATGTCAGGAAGTGAAAAAGATACTGTACCAAATCTGGAATTACAATGAGGAGTAATAATGTATGCTACATGACTTTGTATTTTAAGTTACTTTTACAAGAAAAgtgaatttttgtgtttttcttttctgctacACTTTGTCCTGagatgtattttttctttaagcctTGAATGAGTAATACAAAAGGAGCCCATTTTGTGATATAAACCTTGATGTACATGTTGAGATATTTGGACAACAATGAAAATGCCTTAAAAGGAATGCTTATGGATAAAGTTGCACTTATAACACCCTTTAACAAAACCtgattttaaattgtctttttcttttctactaaGGGTTCTCTTTCAATGTTTGCCATTGTACTTATAATTGTTATTAAATACcaaatcaaataatataaaagctgtaacatttcctttaaaaataatggtaCTGAGGGATCTGGAGTTGAATGGCAGTGATTATTACTTGGTAATACCTATTACCAGCCACAGGAAGCCAGTTCGTAACAAACAATCACtggtttgatttgtttttaaaaacatttcattatttttcattttagtttttatctttattactcCTAAAAAATtaagttggtttaacattcacTTCAACtgattgatataaaaataaaacaaagaggtgaTTTTTATAACAAGTGgttaataatcatttaaaaattgtaacagggcgcctggtggctcagttggttaagcgactgccttcggctcaggtcatgatcctggagtcccgggatcgagtcccgcaacgggctccctgctcagcagggagtctgcttctccctctgaccctcccccctctcatgctctctctctctcattctctctctcaaataaataaataaaatctttaaaaataagtaaataagtaaataaataaaaattgtaacatATAATTTAGCTAAGTAttatctttcctttccctttgctctgGAAAACCTTTTTTCAGACCTAACCCATAACCTTGTTTAGATGATTCTTTCTAAATCTTTTAGGGATGAGTATTGGTTTGGGAAAAGAATGGAATTTTACCAGTTCTGTCAATCCCCACATAGTttaaatacaataatatattGCACAGAGCAgtgtctttcattttcatttatagaCTTTGGAGAGGCAGAATGTTAGAGGAGGCAACCAGTTGTGTATTCTGGGACAGGTTAGtctttctgagcctgttttcaTTATAAGATGGGAAGGGCACTGTCCCCTGTCCTCAATCTTTGATTCTATTCATTAAACCTTCATTTTACGTGCAAAGCAACCTAAAATTTCCTCTTAGAGATGTAGTAAACAGGCAAAAGGTAACATGGCACCTTAGAATAAGTTATCATTTATGGACAATATTTAACTCCACAACTCTTAAATTCATTCTTTATAGAAATTCTGCCGTGAGTAGACTTGTAGCTTCTAATCCTATATATCAAAAAATAACGTTTTTACTcttattttgccttttagtaACAAATTGGTTACACTATCACTACCAGATGGAAGTTACTTTTGAGTGACCAAACTTAGTAAAATATGGTTACCTCACAACTATCCCATTTGCTTATAAGAGAATTTTCATGATGGGATCTCTAGACTATTTCTGTAGTATAGTCTACCTGAGACCTTCAACTAACGAAGGTTTTGTTTTAAGCGAAAAAGTATGTTACTCAATTTTGAACTAGCTTCTATAACTGACAATATATAATCCTGAGTTCTTACACTGTTTCAGATGCCATAATTGAAGGGCGGGGGATAAGTAAAATTTAATACAGCCTCAGGgcagaaaaaattttttccaagtATGGTCACATTTCTAACCTCTCAAAAAGATTAAGCAAATCTTTCCTTAATCCTCATTCCCCAAAGATAACCACCATCAACAATTTAATATATTCctatattgctttttattttttccctatatGTACAATATATGTATAATTCTATATATGCTGTTTTTGCAACTTGCTTTATTCAAGTACAGTAAACACCCTAAAGAAGATgtaagatggggcgcctgggtggctcagttggttaagcgactgccttcggctcgggtcatgatcctggagtccctggatcgagtcccgcatcgagtcccgcatcgagtcccgcatcgggctccctgctcggcagggagcctgcttctccctctcccgctcccccctcttgtgctctctctctcactctctctctcaaataaataaataaataaaatctttaaaaaaaaaaaaaaagaacaccttgTTTTNNNNNNNNNNNNNNNNNNNNNNNNNNNNNNNNNNNNNNNNNNNNNNNNNNNNNNNNNNNNNNNNNNNNNNNNNNNNNNNNNNNNNNNNNNNNNNNNNNNNAAAAGAAGATgtaagatgggcgcctgggtggctcagttggttaagcgactgccttcggctcaggtcatgatcctggagtcccgtgatcgaggcccgcatcgggctccctgctcggcagggactctgcttctccctctgaccctcctccctctcatgctctctgtctctcattctctctgtctcaaatgaataaataaaatctttaaaaaaaagaagatgtaagGTAGTTAATCTTAACTAGCCTTAGTTTTGTTGTTAATCTACTCTTAATTGTTGAAGGCATTCCTGTAATGAGTAGTGCTCATGGGGGATGGGAGGTGGACTCTCTGAACTGACTAAAACTACCtcaatgtatctttttaaaagcagCTGCTTTTTATAGGGCACCTGGCCaactcagtagagcatgtgaccctggATCTCAAGGTTATAAATTTGAGCCctaccttgggtgtagagattaaagtaaaaaataattaaaaaaaaaaaaagcagctcctTTTAGATGAAACGTTCCTCCTAAAATGATTTAATCACCAGACCAAGGTGCTAAATATTCTTAACACttttaatgctttttataaataagaaaaacagctTTCAGAAATGTATTCTAAATATCAGCCCAATTAGttctttttatcaaaatttaGTATTATGGGATCATGTCCTGTCTTCTTCACAAATGTGAGAAAGtcttcagggctcaatcccatggtTGCAGCATTGGTCATTGGATGAAAGTACACCTTTTCATGTCCACCTTCCAAAAAAGCCGAATCCAGAACAAATTTCACATCTCCATCATCACAGAAGAGTGCCAAAGGTGTGGCACAGCCTTGGCCAACTTTTAGTTTTTCTAGCATGGCTGTTTCATCAGCAAACCGAAGATTTCCACTCCCAACACCTAACTGCTTGGCAagatcatttaaattaatttgtcTATCATGAAGAACTGTCACCAGCCAGTAgccttttttcttcttgtctttaaGAAATAAGTTCTTACTATGTGCTCCTTTCAAATGTTGGATATGAGGCAtcatttcttcaactgtaaaCACCTGTAAAATATCAcatgaaaacttcaaaaaatatgcATGTACACATACTCTGCTTGCTGGGTGAAGGTTAGGGAGTGCTCAATGCCCTGGATGTCACTGGTAGGGACCCATTCCCAGCCCATTAGAAAACACACCTTGCCGTTTCAATCCCTCATCTCGAGACCTCTTAGGCCAGTTCTCTTTTCCAATGTGCTGGCCAAGCACTCCTCCTaaagtgttttttggtttttttttttttaaacttttggtaCTGAAAATCTACAGCAGCCAGATTCCTATTCCTTAGCATTCCATTACATCCAGACCACGTGACAGCCTCCACTTTACAAATATATAACCACAATGAGAGTGAGATCACGGGCAAGGAACGAGACCCCGACTAGTAACATCAGAAGAGCTGGCAATGTGCACAGGTAAAGAAGGGGGAGAGTAAGTGTACTATATAGGAGGGAAGGTCAGAGAAAATGATACAGTTTTGATGTTAAAT is part of the Neomonachus schauinslandi chromosome 10, ASM220157v2, whole genome shotgun sequence genome and harbors:
- the LOC110590450 gene encoding prolyl-tRNA synthetase associated domain-containing protein 1, whose amino-acid sequence is MAGAELRAALEQRLGALAIHTEVVEHPEVFTVEEMMPHIQHLKGAHSKNLFLKDKKKKGYWLVTVLHDRQINLNDLAKQLGVGSGNLRFADETAMLEKLKVGQGCATPLALFCDDGDVKFVLDSAFLEGGHEKVYFHPMTNAATMGLSPEDFLTFVKKTGHDPIILNFDKKN